GGAGCTGGTGCGGGCGCTCCTGGCCCGGGCGCGAACCTTCCCCACGCTTGCTTTTCTCAGCCGGACCTTCTCCGTGGACTTGATCCTCCGCGCCGGCCGTTGTGTCGGACTCCTCGTCCTGGACGAGGAATCAGGAAATCTCCGGGCGCTCGGATCCGCCGCCGTGCTCCTCGCGACGGGAGGAGCCGGGCGCCTCTATCGGGAGACGACGAACCCTCCGCAGGCGACCGGGGACGGAGTGGCGATGGGGTACCGCGCCGGCGCGGCCGTCATGGATCTGGAGTTCGTCCAGTTCCATCCCACCGCGCTGTTCGTCCCGAACGCCCCCCGGTTCCTTCTTTCGGAGGCGCTGCGGGGGGAAGGAGCGCTCCTCAAGAACGCGGCCGGCGAGCGCTTCATGCCGCGCTACCACCCCGACGCGGAGCTCGCTCCCCGGGACGCCGTCTGTCTCGCGATCGTCAGGGAAATCGAGCGGACCGGCGATCCCTGTGTTTTCCTGGATCTGACGGGACGCGATCCGGCGGCGTTGAGAGAGCGGTTCCCGAAAATCTACGAGACCTGTCTTCTGTTCGGCCTGGATCTGGCTCGCGATCGGATTCCCGTCCTTCCCAGCGCGCACTATTTCATGGGGGGGGTCCGCACCGACCTTTCCGGCCGGACCAGCCTGCCGGGGCTTTTCGCGGCGGGCGAGGTCGCCTGCACGGGGGTCCACGGGGCGAACCGTCTCGCCAGCAACTCCCTCCTGGAAGGGCTGGTCTTCGGGGCGCGCGCCGCGGCGGCCATCCGGGCCGAGCCTGGTGGTACCGCCTTGGAGTCGGAGGAGGTGGGGGTCCCTGCCGTGCTCACCCCGACCCCCGGCCGTGCCGCCGAATGGGAGAGGCGGATCGGTGACCTGATGTGGAAGCACGCCGGCATCCGGCGCGACGCCGAGGGTCTGAGCGCCGCGTCCCGGGAGCTGGAGCGGATGGAAGCGGCGACGGGCGCCCATCGGATCGCGCGCCGGAGCGTCGAAGCCCGGAATCTGACGGTCCTCGGGGAGCTGGTCTGCCGGGCGGCGCTGGAGCGGCGGGAGAGCCGGGGATCACATTTCCGCAGCGACTTCCCCGGGCGGCGGGAGGAATGGTCCCGGCACCTCGAATCGAAGGCGGCGGCCGCCGCCGATCTGCCCCGGGTGGAGGGAGTCGAATCCCCGGCGGATCTCAGCGGATCAATTTGAACGAGCGGCCCCAGCGGGTGCGGGTGATCAGGTGCGTGATCTTCGACCAGATGCCGGCGACCCTGTCCCCGATTCCGGTGCGCAGCCAGGCGTCCCGATCCTCCTCGTACGACCAGAAGACCACGAAGGCGCGGCCCTTGATGTAATCGCGCGGGACGAAACCCCAGGCCCGGCTGTCGCGGCTGTTGTCGCGGTTGTCGCCCATGGCGAAGTAGCGCTCCGGCGGAATCTTCGTCGGCGGATAGTCGTCGGCGTCGAGGTTCGTCCCCGGGGGATAGATGTGCTGGACGTAGGGCTCCCTTTGGAGGATGCCGTTCAGGTAGAGATCGCGATGACGCACTTCGAGTACGTCCCCCGGCAATCCGACGATGCGCTTGATGTAGTCCTTTTCCGGCTCTTCGGGGTACTTGAAGACGATGATGTCGCCGCGCCGTACTTCCCGGATGGGAAGGATCTTCTTTTCCCACGCGAACGACGTCGGCGCGTAGACGTGCTTGTTCACCATGATGTAGTCGCCGATGAGCAGCGTCGGAATCATGGAGCCGGTGGGGATCTTGGACTGTTGAAAGACGAAAGTCCGGGCGAAGATCACGAAGATGACGCAGGTGACGATCGTCTCGAAATAATCCCGGAGGATCCCCTTGGGCGGGGAAGCCGGGAGCGCTTCCTGTGGGGATTCCGTCATCGGAGGAAGGAGGCCACCATCTCCACGGCCTCCTCGGGCGTCCGAGCGAGCCGCGTGATGCGGATCTGTTCCGCTTCGATCATCCGTCGATCCTCGAGGGTTCGGAAGATCTCCTTCCAGCATTCGCCGAGGAGGACGACCCGGGTCGGGGGGAGGAGGCCGCCGCGGTTCAGGGCCCAGAGAAAAGTCAGCTCCGCCAGGGTTCCCGATTTGCCGGGAAGGATTATATAGGCGTCGCCGAGGTCGATCAAACGACGGGTCCGGGTGAAGAGATCGGTCTCGCGAATCTCCTCGTCCAGGTAGGCGTTCCCGCGGCCTCGGGTGAAAGCCTGGGTTGTCACTCCCACGGCGCGGCCGCCGGACTCCCGCGCCCCGCGGCTGGCCGCCTCCATCACGCCGCCGTATCCGCCGTTGACGACGACGAGCCCGGCCTGGGCCAGGAGGCCCCCGACGCGCCGGGCCTCTTCGTAGAGCGGATCGCCTTCCCGCGGCTCGCTGCTTCCGAAAACCGCCACGGCGCGCGGCTTCCGGGCATCCATTCCCTCTCCTTCCGGGATCACGGTTGTCGGGCGGGGCCCCGAGGCGGATTCGGAGCCCGCCGGGGGGCTAGTTATCGTTTCGAGCCGGAGCGCGGGCGGGCGCCGGGTGGAACGGGGAGGCGCCGACCGCCATCATTCAAGCCAAATCTGGACCCTGTCCCCGCCATCCTGGAATTCGAGCGGGCTCCGGGAGTTCGCGTCGCGGAGCCGCCGCCAGAGCTCCGCCTTGGTCATCGAGACGCCGTCCATCTCGAGGCAGGCCCCCTCGGGAGCGGAGGCGAGGATCACCGCCACCAGGCCCAGCGGCAGGCTGAAGGAAGCGACGACTCCGTCGGCCTCCTGGAACCGGATCCTCAACCGGCTCGCCTCGCCGGCCGGAAAAGGCTGCTGCCAGGCGGCGCCGAGGTCGAGGCTGTAGGAGAGCAGAAAGATACCCAGGACCAGGGAAACGACGAAGAATTTCGCCAGGCGGCTCATGCGAGTCCTCCGGAGCTGTCAGGGAAACGAACCAGTGCCGCAGAGCATAACGGATCTCCGAGGAGAAGTGTTCCGCGCCATCACTCAGCGCCGGGCAGACGCGATTTCAGCCGCCGGATCTGGGCGGAGAGGGCGCTCAGCCGGACCGAAAGGCTCACGAGGTAGGCGCTCAACACGATCCAGATCAGCGTGTAGGCCCAGAAGAGATAGCCGAGGTTCTTCATTTCTCAACCCTCCAGCAGTTGTTCGCGCTCTCGAAGTCCGGCCAGCTCGTCGCGCAGCATTCCCAGACGGAGGCGCTGAATCAGCAGCAGCACGAAAAGCAGCGTGAACGTCAGCATGCAGAGCATGAAAGTGACCAGCATGACCGGCGCGAGCCCCTGCCCGCCGCCCGTCTTGAAGACGATGGGGTGATGGCCCCGCCAGAGCTTGACGGAAAAATAGATGATCGGCACGTCCAGGAACCCGACGATTCCCAGAACGGCCGCGAGCCGGGCTTCCTGGGCGCGGTTCTGAGCCTGGCCCCGAAGCAGCAGATAGGCGACGTAGACCAGCTCCAGGACGAGAGTCGTGGTCAGGCGGGCCTCCCACGTCCACCAGGTTCCCCACACCGGGCGCGCCCAGATCGGCCCGGTCAGGAGGACGATGCCGCAAAAGACGACGCCCAGCTCGGCGGCGGCATGCGCCAGCACGTCCCAGAAGGCCTTGCGAGTCCACAGGAAGAGGATGCTCCCGAGGAAGACCACGAAGAAGGCGAGGAAGGAGACCCAGGCCGAGGGGACGTGGAAGTAGAAGATCCGCTGGACCACGCCCATCGTGACCTCGTTGGGGACGACCAGGAACACGCGGTACAGGCAGACGACCATCAGAATCGTCGTGGCCGGAAACAGCACGGCTTCCAGTCTGCGGAGCGGACCTTCCATGGGAATCCCCTTGAGCGGCCGGCTCACTCTTCGAGGACGTAGTCGAAAAGGAGAATGCCGGCCACGATGAAGATCGCATCGAAACAGGCCGAGAGCGTGAGCAGGTAGCCGTAGGAGCTCAGGCCCCGCTCCGCCAGGCACAGCCGCGTGGCCTTCACGCCCCAGATCACCAGCGGCGTGGCGGCCGGAAAAAGGAGCAGCGGAAGCAGGAGCTCGCTGCGCCGCGTTCGGACCGTGACGGCCGCGAACAACGTGCCCAGAGCCGAGAAGCCGACGGTATTGACCACGACGACGGCGGCGACGGGCAGCGCCGCGGCGGAAAGATGATAGCCGAACAGCACGACGGAAAGGGGGAGAATCATCGACTGGACCGTCAGGATGAGGACGACGTTGGCCGTGAGCTTTCCCAGGAAGATGGCGCTCGGATCGGCCGGGCACAGCGCGAGCGCCTGCAGGCAGTCGCGCTCGCGCTCGATCAGAAAGGAATTCTGGAGGCTGAGGATGGCGGAGAACGTCAGGGT
This genomic interval from Candidatus Polarisedimenticolia bacterium contains the following:
- the ccsA gene encoding cytochrome c biogenesis protein CcsA; its protein translation is MEGPLRRLEAVLFPATTILMVVCLYRVFLVVPNEVTMGVVQRIFYFHVPSAWVSFLAFFVVFLGSILFLWTRKAFWDVLAHAAAELGVVFCGIVLLTGPIWARPVWGTWWTWEARLTTTLVLELVYVAYLLLRGQAQNRAQEARLAAVLGIVGFLDVPIIYFSVKLWRGHHPIVFKTGGGQGLAPVMLVTFMLCMLTFTLLFVLLLIQRLRLGMLRDELAGLREREQLLEG
- a CDS encoding heme exporter protein CcmB; the protein is MAAPAMFLVCGKDLRLELRTRESLTAAFFFAVLVQLVFSFAFQFQELSLRFEDVGAGLIWITLTFSAILSLQNSFLIERERDCLQALALCPADPSAIFLGKLTANVVLILTVQSMILPLSVVLFGYHLSAAALPVAAVVVVNTVGFSALGTLFAAVTVRTRRSELLLPLLLFPAATPLVIWGVKATRLCLAERGLSSYGYLLTLSACFDAIFIVAGILLFDYVLEE
- a CDS encoding LOG family protein, which translates into the protein MDARKPRAVAVFGSSEPREGDPLYEEARRVGGLLAQAGLVVVNGGYGGVMEAASRGARESGGRAVGVTTQAFTRGRGNAYLDEEIRETDLFTRTRRLIDLGDAYIILPGKSGTLAELTFLWALNRGGLLPPTRVVLLGECWKEIFRTLEDRRMIEAEQIRITRLARTPEEAVEMVASFLR
- the lepB gene encoding signal peptidase I, yielding MTESPQEALPASPPKGILRDYFETIVTCVIFVIFARTFVFQQSKIPTGSMIPTLLIGDYIMVNKHVYAPTSFAWEKKILPIREVRRGDIIVFKYPEEPEKDYIKRIVGLPGDVLEVRHRDLYLNGILQREPYVQHIYPPGTNLDADDYPPTKIPPERYFAMGDNRDNSRDSRAWGFVPRDYIKGRAFVVFWSYEEDRDAWLRTGIGDRVAGIWSKITHLITRTRWGRSFKLIR
- a CDS encoding CcmD family protein codes for the protein MKNLGYLFWAYTLIWIVLSAYLVSLSVRLSALSAQIRRLKSRLPGAE
- the nadB gene encoding L-aspartate oxidase produces the protein MSSSRKTAPRTTRIESRYDVIIVGSGIAGLRAAVDLAEAGARVAVLTKDDPTDSNTGYAQGGIAVALSEEDKVEFHFQDTLRAGDGLCNEQAVRILVEEGPARIQELIDWGTRFDREGTRLAFGREGAHSRRRVLHAHGDSTGRELVRALLARARTFPTLAFLSRTFSVDLILRAGRCVGLLVLDEESGNLRALGSAAVLLATGGAGRLYRETTNPPQATGDGVAMGYRAGAAVMDLEFVQFHPTALFVPNAPRFLLSEALRGEGALLKNAAGERFMPRYHPDAELAPRDAVCLAIVREIERTGDPCVFLDLTGRDPAALRERFPKIYETCLLFGLDLARDRIPVLPSAHYFMGGVRTDLSGRTSLPGLFAAGEVACTGVHGANRLASNSLLEGLVFGARAAAAIRAEPGGTALESEEVGVPAVLTPTPGRAAEWERRIGDLMWKHAGIRRDAEGLSAASRELERMEAATGAHRIARRSVEARNLTVLGELVCRAALERRESRGSHFRSDFPGRREEWSRHLESKAAAAADLPRVEGVESPADLSGSI